One Glaciihabitans arcticus DNA window includes the following coding sequences:
- a CDS encoding AAA family ATPase, translating to MTEYHLRESFAAVRTEVGKSVVGQDAAVTGLMIALLAGGHVLLEGVPGVAKTLLVRTLSHTLKLETTRVQFTPDLMPGDVTGSLVYDAKAGEFVFREGPVFTNILLADEINRTPPKTQSALLEAMEERQVSVDGDSRKLPVPFMVAATMNPIEYEGTYTLPEAQLDRFLLKLVLDVPERDTEIEVLTRHAAGFNPRDLAAAGVTPVLDASQLAAAQAEVQQVGASADVIAYAVDLARATRQSPSVKLGVSPRGTTALLAAAKAWAWLNGSSAITPDHVQAMALPVLRHRLQLRPEAELEGVSADAILRSILQQVQVPI from the coding sequence ATGACTGAATACCACCTGCGCGAATCCTTTGCGGCAGTGCGCACCGAGGTCGGCAAGTCCGTCGTCGGACAGGACGCCGCCGTGACCGGCCTGATGATCGCGCTGCTCGCGGGCGGCCACGTGCTGCTCGAGGGTGTGCCCGGTGTCGCCAAGACGCTGCTCGTGCGCACCCTCAGCCACACCCTCAAGCTCGAGACCACGCGTGTGCAGTTCACGCCCGACCTCATGCCCGGCGACGTCACCGGATCCCTCGTCTACGACGCGAAGGCCGGCGAGTTCGTCTTCCGCGAGGGCCCGGTGTTCACCAACATCCTGCTCGCCGACGAGATCAACCGCACGCCCCCGAAGACGCAGTCGGCCCTGCTCGAGGCCATGGAGGAGCGCCAGGTCTCGGTGGACGGCGATAGCCGAAAGCTACCCGTTCCGTTTATGGTCGCCGCGACGATGAACCCGATCGAGTACGAGGGCACCTACACGTTGCCCGAGGCGCAGCTCGACCGCTTCCTGCTCAAGCTCGTGCTCGACGTTCCGGAGCGGGACACCGAGATCGAGGTGCTCACCCGCCACGCCGCGGGCTTCAACCCGCGCGACCTGGCCGCCGCGGGCGTGACCCCGGTGCTCGACGCGAGCCAGCTCGCCGCCGCGCAGGCCGAGGTGCAGCAGGTCGGTGCGAGCGCCGACGTGATCGCCTACGCCGTCGACCTCGCGCGTGCCACGCGCCAGAGCCCCTCCGTCAAACTCGGCGTGAGCCCCCGCGGAACGACCGCCCTGCTCGCCGCGGCCAAGGCCTGGGCCTGGCTCAACGGCTCAAGTGCCATCACCCCCGACCACGTGCAGGCCATGGCGCTGCCCGTGCTGCGCCACCGCCTGCAGCTGCGCCCCGAGGCCGAACTCGAGGGCGTCTCCGCCGACGCCATCCTGCGCTCGATCCTCCAGCAGGTGCAGGTTCCGATCTAG
- a CDS encoding DUF4350 domain-containing protein, with amino-acid sequence MTTTLDGRVITPTVFATIRRWLFWVGAAVLAVLIVLGGILVQGAATEQEFFSATNPGPSGTQALVEVLRDRGVDVVVTDSLAGTLAAFEGEDDATLLFFERDVFLDDTKREAALELGSSVVLVTPGFSSVDALAPGVTLAGATDADTLDAGCALPVAERAETISAEGDGYRLLDDAEGVTECFTDGDVSSLLQLDNDDRTISVLGAAAALTNEHIGEVGNAALALGLLGENDTLIWYIPGPGDVDSSTATLGQLSPPWVLPAIGVVGLAVLAAAFWRGRRFGPLIVENLPVTVRASETMMGRARLYASISARLRALDSLRIGSVTRIGALCGLPRAATVEEIVGAAAVASRRPIAEVRHLLLEAEPANDRELIALSDDLLDLERSIAENIRPS; translated from the coding sequence ATGACCACGACGCTCGACGGGCGGGTGATCACGCCGACGGTGTTCGCGACCATTCGCCGCTGGCTGTTCTGGGTGGGCGCGGCGGTGCTCGCCGTGCTGATCGTGCTCGGTGGGATTCTCGTGCAGGGCGCTGCGACCGAGCAGGAGTTCTTCTCGGCCACCAACCCCGGCCCCTCGGGCACGCAGGCGCTCGTCGAGGTGCTGCGCGACCGCGGGGTGGATGTAGTGGTGACCGACAGCCTTGCCGGCACTCTCGCCGCATTCGAGGGCGAGGATGACGCGACCCTGCTGTTCTTCGAACGCGACGTGTTCCTCGACGACACGAAGCGCGAGGCCGCGCTCGAGCTCGGCTCCTCGGTGGTCCTCGTGACTCCGGGATTCTCGTCGGTCGACGCTCTTGCCCCAGGCGTCACGCTCGCGGGCGCGACCGACGCAGACACCCTCGACGCGGGCTGCGCGCTGCCGGTCGCCGAGCGCGCGGAGACGATCAGCGCAGAGGGTGACGGCTACCGCCTGCTCGACGACGCGGAGGGCGTCACGGAGTGCTTCACCGACGGCGACGTGTCCTCCCTGCTGCAGCTCGACAACGACGACCGCACGATCTCGGTGCTCGGCGCCGCCGCCGCGCTCACCAACGAGCACATCGGCGAGGTCGGCAACGCCGCGCTCGCACTCGGCCTGCTCGGCGAGAACGACACCCTCATCTGGTACATCCCCGGACCCGGCGACGTCGACTCGTCCACCGCGACCCTCGGCCAGCTGAGCCCGCCGTGGGTGCTGCCCGCGATCGGCGTCGTGGGGCTCGCCGTGCTCGCCGCGGCGTTCTGGCGTGGCCGCCGCTTCGGTCCGCTCATCGTCGAGAACCTGCCGGTCACGGTGCGGGCCAGCGAGACCATGATGGGTCGCGCACGCCTCTACGCCTCGATCTCGGCGCGCCTCCGCGCGCTCGATTCCCTGCGCATCGGCAGTGTCACCCGGATCGGTGCGCTGTGCGGCCTGCCGCGCGCCGCGACCGTCGAGGAGATCGTGGGGGCGGCGGCCGTGGCATCCCGTCGGCCGATCGCCGAGGTTCGGCACCTGCTGCTCGAGGCGGAGCCCGCGAACGATCGCGAGCTCATCGCCCTCTCCGACGACCTTCTCGACCTCGAACGCAGCATCGCCGAGAACATCCGGCCGAGCTGA
- a CDS encoding DUF4129 domain-containing protein gives MRPHQTVLASVPVDPDRPEAQQWLLDELAKPEYQAARPTWFDLAARAVMDWITSLEVFGVSGPPGLVLLVVLGIAVIGLVLAFLIFGVPRLGRRSRVTGSLFGSDDDRDAAAIRRSAESAARSGDYSLAIAEMFRSIARGLAERTVLTTSPGTTAHEFATQAGRAFPAEATALSAASAAFDGVRYLGQDGTAEQYSAVSALEIQLRSVRPQFDTVDA, from the coding sequence ATGAGGCCCCACCAGACCGTTCTCGCGAGCGTTCCCGTCGATCCCGATCGCCCCGAGGCGCAGCAGTGGCTGCTCGACGAGCTCGCCAAGCCCGAGTACCAGGCCGCCCGACCTACCTGGTTCGACCTCGCCGCGCGCGCGGTCATGGACTGGATCACCTCGCTCGAGGTCTTCGGCGTCTCCGGTCCGCCCGGGCTGGTACTGCTCGTGGTGCTGGGCATCGCGGTCATCGGGCTGGTGCTCGCCTTCCTCATCTTCGGCGTGCCGCGCCTCGGCCGTCGCAGCCGCGTGACCGGCAGCCTGTTCGGTTCGGATGACGATAGGGATGCCGCCGCCATCCGCCGCAGCGCGGAGAGCGCCGCGCGTTCGGGTGACTATTCGCTCGCGATCGCCGAGATGTTCCGCTCCATAGCCCGCGGCCTCGCCGAACGCACCGTGCTGACGACGAGCCCGGGCACCACCGCCCACGAGTTCGCGACGCAGGCGGGCCGGGCCTTCCCCGCCGAGGCCACAGCACTCTCCGCAGCCTCCGCAGCGTTCGACGGCGTGCGCTATCTCGGGCAGGACGGCACCGCCGAGCAGTATTCCGCGGTCTCCGCACTCGAGATCCAGCTGCGCTCGGTGCGTCCCCAATTCGACACGGTCGACGCATGA
- the mtrA gene encoding MtrAB system response regulator MtrA, with protein sequence MNAKILVVDDDTALAEMIGIVLRTEGFEPFFCADGTGAVDAFHAAKPDLVLLDLMLPGIDGIEVCARIREVSGVPIIMLTAKSDTSDVVRGLESGADDYVVKPFNPKELVARIRTRLRPTPDSPTGSLTVGDLLLDVAGHEVRRGDERINLTPLEFELLLALALKPQQVFTREMLLEQVWGYHYKADTRLVNVHVQRLRAKVELDPDNPKIVMTVRGVGYRAGGPTPA encoded by the coding sequence ATGAACGCCAAAATTCTTGTAGTCGATGACGACACCGCTCTCGCGGAGATGATCGGCATTGTGCTGCGCACCGAAGGTTTCGAACCGTTCTTCTGCGCGGACGGCACGGGTGCGGTCGACGCCTTCCACGCCGCAAAGCCCGACCTCGTGCTGCTCGACCTCATGCTGCCGGGCATCGACGGCATCGAGGTCTGTGCGCGCATCCGCGAGGTGTCGGGGGTGCCGATCATCATGCTCACCGCAAAGAGCGACACGTCCGATGTCGTGCGCGGGCTCGAGAGCGGTGCCGATGACTACGTCGTCAAGCCGTTCAATCCCAAGGAGCTGGTGGCGCGCATCCGCACCCGCCTGCGTCCGACGCCCGATTCGCCCACCGGTTCGCTCACTGTCGGTGACCTGCTTCTGGATGTCGCGGGGCACGAGGTGCGCCGCGGCGACGAGCGCATCAACCTCACGCCTCTCGAATTCGAACTCCTGCTCGCCCTCGCGCTCAAGCCGCAGCAGGTGTTCACGCGCGAGATGCTGCTGGAGCAGGTCTGGGGCTACCACTACAAGGCCGACACCCGGCTGGTGAACGTGCACGTGCAGCGACTGCGGGCGAAGGTCGAACTCGACCCCGACAACCCAAAGATCGTGATGACCGTGCGCGGTGTCGGCTATCGCGCCGGCGGCCCCACCCCAGCCTGA
- the mtrB gene encoding MtrAB system histidine kinase MtrB, producing MRDFDWRAWLRGLAGLWRSSLQLRTVAITVLLSAIAVGVIGTYMSFSVGNNAFESRLDQVLASSARSNVAAQFRFDGSEQNQDIDLERAMSLASQGALQASSSPEPGDTLIAILRTEGQPGANLPIDQVSEAINVERDISPELRALVADSTERRLYWQSIPMPQADGSTDPGVIVGSALDVPRSGRYEMYLVFNLSSTQDQLTFIQQTLWFGGAALIILIGGVTYIVVRLVVGPVRMAAETSERLAAGQLEVRIPERGEDVIATLARSFNGMADSMQRQITKLAALSQVQQRFVSDVSHELRTPLTTIRLAGDVLYDQRDTFPPATARTAELLHTQVERFELLLADLLEMSRYDAGAVDMETEPTSLVRLVEDAIESVDTLATSKGSELRLEAPGGYFEADVDARRIRRILQNLLGNAIDHGEGKPIVVFVDSDKAAVAIAVRDYGVGMTPAAMERVFDRFWRADPSRQRVTGGTGLGLAISLEDAALHGGWLEVWSAPGEGSCFRLTLPRQRGVELVSSPLELPPVEVGPDE from the coding sequence ATGCGTGACTTCGACTGGCGAGCGTGGCTCCGCGGCCTCGCAGGCCTGTGGCGGTCATCCCTACAACTGCGCACCGTGGCGATCACCGTGCTGCTCTCGGCGATCGCCGTGGGTGTGATCGGCACTTATATGTCCTTCAGCGTGGGCAACAACGCCTTCGAGTCGCGGCTCGACCAGGTGCTCGCGAGTTCGGCGCGCTCCAACGTGGCGGCGCAGTTCCGTTTCGACGGATCGGAGCAGAACCAGGACATCGACCTCGAGCGCGCCATGAGCCTCGCGTCGCAGGGCGCGCTGCAGGCCTCGTCCAGTCCGGAACCGGGGGACACGCTCATAGCCATCCTGCGCACGGAAGGGCAGCCGGGCGCCAACCTGCCGATCGACCAGGTGAGCGAGGCCATCAACGTGGAGCGCGACATCTCGCCGGAGCTGCGCGCGCTCGTCGCCGACTCCACCGAGCGTCGGTTGTACTGGCAATCGATCCCGATGCCGCAGGCCGACGGGAGCACCGATCCCGGCGTCATCGTCGGCTCGGCTCTCGACGTGCCCCGCTCGGGCCGGTACGAGATGTACCTGGTCTTCAACCTCAGCTCCACACAGGACCAGCTCACCTTCATCCAGCAGACGCTGTGGTTCGGCGGAGCCGCCCTGATCATCCTGATCGGCGGGGTGACCTACATCGTGGTGCGTCTCGTCGTCGGTCCCGTGCGCATGGCCGCCGAGACGAGTGAACGCCTGGCAGCCGGGCAGCTCGAGGTGCGCATCCCCGAGCGCGGCGAAGACGTGATCGCGACGCTCGCCCGATCGTTCAACGGCATGGCCGACAGCATGCAGCGGCAGATCACCAAACTCGCCGCGCTGTCCCAGGTGCAGCAGCGGTTCGTGTCCGATGTATCGCACGAGCTGCGCACACCGCTCACCACGATCCGTCTCGCGGGCGACGTGCTCTACGACCAGCGCGACACCTTCCCGCCGGCGACGGCCCGCACCGCCGAGCTGCTGCACACCCAGGTCGAGCGCTTCGAGCTGCTGCTCGCCGACCTGCTCGAGATGAGCCGTTACGACGCGGGCGCCGTCGACATGGAGACCGAGCCCACGAGTCTGGTGCGCCTCGTTGAGGACGCGATCGAGTCGGTGGACACCCTCGCCACCTCCAAGGGCTCCGAGCTGCGCCTCGAGGCGCCGGGCGGATACTTCGAGGCCGACGTTGACGCGCGCCGCATCCGCCGCATCCTGCAGAACCTGCTGGGCAACGCGATCGACCACGGCGAGGGCAAGCCGATCGTGGTGTTCGTCGACAGCGACAAAGCCGCCGTCGCGATAGCCGTGCGCGATTACGGTGTCGGGATGACGCCCGCGGCCATGGAACGCGTCTTCGACCGGTTCTGGCGCGCCGACCCGTCCCGCCAGCGCGTCACCGGCGGCACCGGCCTCGGACTCGCGATCTCGCTCGAGGACGCCGCGCTGCACGGCGGCTGGCTCGAGGTCTGGTCCGCTCCGGGCGAGGGCTCCTGCTTCCGCCTGACCCTTCCGCGACAGCGTGGTGTCGAACTCGTGTCCTCACCACTCGAACTGCCGCCCGTGGAGGTGGGTCCCGATGAATAA
- a CDS encoding GerMN domain-containing protein, with amino-acid sequence MASILAMLVGMSALAACGGIPLSSSPVAGPEITDDVDVTIGFSPQGPREGATQEEIVTNFVLAATNPQNDYGLSRSFLAADFAEEWDPDAGVSIRTGAGTPVTVSETRVDYSFRTSASVNREGQYKQERESANATLPFTFVQEDGEWRIAQAPPGIVLLEDNFAQVFREHALYFFDPSFNYLVPDLRWFPNRADISFRVVASLLTGPSAWYANGILLSAFPAGTVVGEGRVSVESGVATVDLSDVASSANERDRERMRQQLSASLSSLASVTNVALTVEGSPLGIPDSGGTAASSSLQVNPLPLVRKGNDFGFITNDEVTPIRQLSAKVIEIDGSGGALSRGGSAMAVLANGNVWAVRPGRVEPLRVDERGGLAVPSIDTFGFIWSAPRSSARAIQVFSLDGERKEVQTNLPADARVLSIDVSRDGARILLYLSTAGGPRLLMAGISRLESIPVSLGELVDLPVGGATPIDATWVDDRTVATLSGSGDDTTVSTWMIGGPSENLGNVPDGSAIVGGNGGEDGLRVLTDSGELFYPRGTVWQGTGNSGSFVATQQ; translated from the coding sequence ATGGCCTCGATTCTCGCGATGCTGGTCGGGATGTCCGCGCTCGCCGCATGCGGCGGCATCCCGCTTTCCAGCAGTCCCGTCGCCGGCCCCGAGATCACCGACGACGTCGATGTCACCATCGGGTTCTCCCCGCAGGGTCCGCGCGAGGGTGCGACGCAGGAGGAGATCGTCACCAACTTCGTGCTCGCCGCGACCAACCCGCAGAACGACTACGGGCTCTCGCGCAGCTTCCTCGCCGCCGACTTCGCCGAGGAGTGGGACCCCGATGCGGGCGTCTCGATCCGCACGGGTGCCGGCACGCCGGTCACCGTCTCCGAGACCCGGGTCGACTACTCGTTCCGCACCTCGGCCTCGGTCAACCGCGAGGGGCAGTACAAGCAGGAGCGCGAGTCCGCCAACGCGACCCTGCCCTTCACGTTCGTGCAGGAGGACGGCGAGTGGCGCATCGCGCAGGCGCCGCCCGGCATCGTTCTGCTCGAGGACAACTTCGCCCAGGTCTTCCGCGAGCACGCGCTCTACTTCTTCGACCCGAGCTTCAACTACCTCGTGCCGGATCTCCGCTGGTTCCCGAACCGTGCCGACATCTCATTCCGCGTTGTCGCCTCGCTGCTCACGGGGCCGTCGGCCTGGTACGCCAACGGCATCCTGCTCTCCGCCTTCCCGGCGGGAACGGTGGTGGGCGAGGGCAGGGTGAGCGTCGAGTCGGGTGTCGCGACGGTGGACCTGAGCGACGTGGCATCCTCTGCCAACGAACGCGACAGGGAACGCATGCGGCAGCAGCTGTCTGCCAGCCTCTCGAGCCTCGCGAGCGTCACCAACGTCGCTCTCACCGTCGAGGGATCGCCGCTCGGCATTCCCGACTCGGGTGGCACCGCGGCGAGCTCCTCGCTGCAGGTCAACCCGTTGCCGCTTGTGCGTAAGGGCAACGACTTCGGCTTCATCACCAACGACGAGGTCACGCCGATCCGGCAGCTGAGTGCCAAGGTGATCGAGATCGACGGTTCGGGCGGAGCGCTATCCCGCGGCGGTTCGGCGATGGCCGTTCTCGCGAACGGCAACGTCTGGGCTGTGCGGCCCGGGCGCGTGGAGCCGCTGCGCGTCGACGAGCGCGGCGGCCTGGCCGTCCCCTCGATCGACACCTTCGGTTTCATCTGGTCGGCGCCCCGGTCGAGCGCTCGCGCCATCCAGGTGTTCAGCCTCGACGGCGAGCGCAAGGAAGTGCAGACCAACCTGCCCGCCGACGCCCGCGTTCTCTCGATCGACGTCTCCCGCGATGGAGCCCGCATCCTGCTCTACCTCTCCACGGCGGGCGGCCCGCGCCTGCTCATGGCGGGTATCAGCCGACTCGAGTCCATCCCGGTCTCGCTCGGCGAACTGGTCGACCTGCCGGTCGGCGGCGCGACGCCGATCGACGCGACCTGGGTGGACGACCGCACCGTAGCAACGCTCTCCGGCAGCGGCGACGACACCACGGTCTCGACCTGGATGATCGGCGGCCCGAGCGAGAACCTCGGCAACGTGCCCGACGGCAGCGCGATCGTCGGCGGCAACGGCGGCGAGGACGGCCTGCGGGTGCTCACCGACAGCGGGGAGCTGTTCTACCCGCGGGGAACGGTCTGGCAGGGCACCGGCAATTCCGGCTCCTTCGTCGCCACCCAGCAGTAG
- a CDS encoding ComF family protein: MWIREALLDAWAVVQPVECAGCGEADRALCASCRPAFVAEPTRHLLHDGTRVSAALRYEGVVRRCILFFKEQGRTDVAAHLARPLAAAITDALAALPPDVAVELLAVPSGRAAWRRRGYLPIATLLRRAGYGRAAGLVSAAPTARQKTLTVDQRRANREGAFRARGSLAGVSVLLVDDVLTTGATLVEAARAVRAAGGEVCGAAVIAFTPKRFGASSTTPRRFS, from the coding sequence ATGTGGATCCGTGAGGCGCTGCTCGACGCGTGGGCCGTTGTGCAGCCGGTCGAGTGCGCCGGCTGCGGTGAGGCCGACCGTGCTCTGTGCGCGAGCTGTCGTCCGGCGTTCGTCGCCGAGCCCACCCGGCACCTCCTGCACGACGGAACGCGCGTGAGCGCCGCACTGCGTTACGAGGGGGTCGTGCGCAGGTGCATCCTCTTCTTCAAGGAGCAGGGGCGAACGGATGTCGCGGCGCACCTCGCCCGCCCCCTCGCGGCCGCGATCACCGACGCCCTCGCGGCCCTGCCGCCCGACGTCGCCGTCGAGCTCCTGGCAGTGCCGTCGGGTCGCGCTGCCTGGCGTCGCCGCGGGTACCTGCCAATCGCGACCCTGCTCCGCCGCGCAGGATACGGCCGGGCCGCCGGCCTCGTCTCCGCGGCCCCGACGGCCCGCCAGAAGACCCTCACCGTCGACCAGCGACGGGCCAACCGCGAGGGTGCGTTTCGCGCTCGTGGCTCCCTCGCCGGCGTCTCGGTGCTGCTCGTCGACGACGTGCTCACCACCGGCGCGACCCTCGTCGAAGCGGCCCGCGCGGTGCGGGCGGCGGGCGGCGAGGTGTGCGGAGCAGCCGTCATAGCATTCACCCCCAAGCGTTTCGGTGCCTCATCGACGACTCCCAGAAGGTTCTCGTGA
- the hpf gene encoding ribosome hibernation-promoting factor, HPF/YfiA family, whose amino-acid sequence MEISVSGRNLGVTDRFRDYATEKAEKIGNLSDKAIAFEIKVSRHHETRGSSGDDRVELTLIGPGPLVRAESSGSDKYVAFDLAMAKLIERVRQAKDRKKVHRGKHRPVSLREASSDGFRVVDITPAAPELLEKVRTGAIPVVDGAAVEEDEEEYSPVVIRSKVFAAEPMTVDDALYYMELVGHDFYLFIDKENHRPSVVYRRKGWDYGIIGLDENAEDARDVARTEASNRTAASR is encoded by the coding sequence ATGGAAATTTCCGTTTCTGGACGCAATCTGGGCGTCACCGATCGATTCCGTGATTACGCGACTGAAAAGGCCGAGAAAATCGGCAACCTCTCCGACAAGGCCATCGCGTTCGAAATCAAGGTCAGCCGTCACCACGAGACTCGCGGGTCGAGCGGCGACGACCGGGTGGAACTCACCCTGATCGGACCCGGCCCGCTCGTGCGCGCCGAGTCGAGTGGCTCAGACAAGTACGTCGCCTTCGACCTCGCCATGGCGAAGCTGATCGAGCGCGTACGCCAGGCCAAGGACCGCAAGAAGGTCCACCGTGGCAAGCACCGTCCGGTGTCGCTACGCGAGGCATCCAGTGACGGTTTCCGCGTCGTCGACATCACGCCGGCGGCACCCGAGCTGCTCGAGAAGGTTCGCACCGGCGCCATCCCCGTTGTGGACGGCGCCGCCGTCGAGGAAGACGAAGAGGAGTACTCGCCGGTCGTCATCCGCTCCAAGGTGTTCGCCGCCGAGCCCATGACCGTCGACGACGCGCTGTACTACATGGAGCTCGTCGGCCACGACTTCTACCTGTTCATCGACAAGGAGAACCACCGCCCGAGCGTCGTCTACCGCCGCAAGGGCTGGGACTACGGAATCATCGGCCTCGATGAGAACGCCGAGGACGCGCGCGACGTCGCACGCACCGAGGCGTCGAACCGCACGGCTGCGTCTCGCTGA